Proteins co-encoded in one Parascardovia denticolens DSM 10105 = JCM 12538 genomic window:
- a CDS encoding sensor histidine kinase, with product MHFDAFAFSALSILLVMLAIGLGTVAYFLIRWIRSLAASARGRARQGSAEAEAQTEGRGRPTNRHSLSDAVWWWKHNRKHRRRGGGGSGRGDGPDDDSDDFDDDSDDDERPGGKQEDDLAPSAITILSTIDAATMVVDEDDDIVRSSPQVYQLGLARNDSVCNEELLEAIHQVRGSGERKIFDLVTHTPDDMALPARVGATLPALPAIGGEKGPASISAEASPAALAPSDLSEEDRQLQLVARRNWLTVTVRQISAHLVLVLVQDKSQERRFARIRDDFVTNISQQLLVPAQALEKLGADLNRDIEEGKMDKAILQKDARTVTQESQHLNHLVADLLILLKAQEDLVPSPENRMEVAPLLQEAAADLKASAATKNIRIDVRCQGGLFIHADKEEMVAALEKLVDNAIRYSPFHSDVVLTSSRSPDGRSALIRVIDHGQGMDKEDQKRIFERFYRGKNQNERTADGVGLGLAIVKHVALTHHGSVGVWSAPRQGSTFTVALPLA from the coding sequence ATGCATTTCGACGCCTTCGCCTTTTCCGCCTTGTCCATCCTCTTGGTCATGCTCGCCATCGGCCTGGGGACGGTGGCCTACTTCCTGATCCGGTGGATCCGCTCCTTGGCCGCTTCGGCCCGGGGCAGGGCGAGACAGGGCTCGGCGGAGGCGGAGGCGCAGACGGAAGGCCGCGGTCGGCCAACCAACCGACATAGCTTGTCCGACGCCGTCTGGTGGTGGAAGCACAACCGGAAGCATCGCCGTAGGGGAGGGGGAGGCAGTGGCCGGGGCGATGGCCCTGATGACGATTCCGATGACTTCGACGATGATTCCGATGATGACGAGAGGCCGGGAGGAAAGCAGGAAGACGATCTGGCCCCGTCCGCCATCACCATTTTGAGCACCATCGACGCGGCCACCATGGTGGTGGATGAAGACGACGACATCGTCCGTTCCTCCCCGCAGGTGTATCAATTGGGGCTGGCCCGCAATGACTCTGTCTGCAACGAGGAGCTGCTGGAGGCCATCCATCAGGTAAGGGGCAGCGGGGAGAGGAAGATCTTCGACCTGGTCACGCATACGCCGGACGATATGGCCCTGCCGGCCCGGGTGGGAGCCACCTTGCCTGCATTGCCTGCCATAGGCGGGGAAAAGGGTCCGGCCTCAATCAGTGCGGAGGCCTCGCCAGCCGCCCTCGCCCCATCCGACTTATCCGAGGAAGACAGGCAGCTGCAGCTTGTGGCTAGGCGCAATTGGCTGACCGTGACCGTGCGCCAGATCTCCGCCCACCTGGTCCTGGTCTTGGTCCAGGACAAAAGCCAGGAACGCCGTTTCGCCCGGATCCGCGATGATTTCGTCACCAACATCAGCCAGCAGCTCCTAGTTCCCGCTCAAGCCTTGGAAAAATTGGGGGCCGACCTGAACCGCGACATCGAAGAGGGCAAGATGGACAAGGCCATCCTCCAGAAAGACGCGCGGACCGTCACCCAGGAAAGCCAGCATCTCAACCATCTGGTGGCCGACCTGCTCATTCTGCTCAAGGCCCAGGAAGACCTGGTCCCATCGCCTGAAAACCGGATGGAAGTCGCTCCTCTGCTGCAGGAAGCCGCGGCCGATTTGAAAGCGTCGGCCGCCACCAAGAACATCAGGATCGACGTCCGCTGCCAGGGAGGCCTTTTCATCCATGCGGACAAGGAGGAGATGGTGGCCGCCTTGGAAAAGCTGGTCGACAACGCCATCCGGTATTCGCCCTTCCATTCCGATGTGGTCCTCACTTCCAGCCGGTCGCCTGACGGCCGTTCCGCCCTCATTCGCGTGATCGACCACGGTCAGGGGATGGACAAGGAGGATCAGAAGAGGATCTTCGAGCGCTTCTATCGGGGCAAGAACCAGAACGAGAGGACGGCTGACGGGGTTGGCCTGGGGTTGGCCATCGTCAAGCATGTGGCTTTGACCCATCACGGGTCGGTGGGTGTGTGGTCGGCCCCTCGCCAAGGATCGACCTTCACCGTGGCCCTGCCTTTGGCCTGA
- a CDS encoding DUF2530 domain-containing protein: MSTMGDVKLAPIYDPEVRKPAPHAAQVDLRVLFWVGTILWVIAAVVYGILMLLGHQMRRELHICLFGVLIGALLLVWEFLNRKQYRLFALFPQS; the protein is encoded by the coding sequence AACTCGCGCCTATTTACGATCCTGAAGTCCGCAAGCCAGCCCCCCATGCGGCGCAGGTGGATTTGCGCGTTCTTTTTTGGGTGGGGACCATCCTCTGGGTCATCGCGGCGGTCGTCTACGGCATCCTCATGCTGCTGGGCCATCAGATGCGCAGGGAACTCCATATCTGCCTTTTCGGCGTCCTCATCGGGGCCCTTCTGCTGGTTTGGGAATTCCTCAACCGCAAACAGTACCGCCTTTTCGCCCTTTTCCCGCAGAGTTGA